The following coding sequences are from one Gossypium hirsutum isolate 1008001.06 chromosome A12, Gossypium_hirsutum_v2.1, whole genome shotgun sequence window:
- the LOC107931058 gene encoding alpha-L-fucosidase 1 has translation MAKFWYLVCMITFLELSKLAISRPEQVPTPPLPVLPLPTFSQLKWQRRELIMFLHFGVNTFTDSERGTGKENPSIFNPVGLDTKQWVTVAAEAGISLMILTAKHHDGFCLWPSKYTHHSVISSPWRNGHGDVVQEFIDSVKTHGGGGIDAGLYLSPWDRHDKRYGHDLQYNEYYLAQLQELLTKYGSVKEIWFDGFKGKDAKNMSYYFSDWFAMVRELQSSINIFSDAGPDVRWVGNEKGFAGNTSWSTINSTLLSIGNASIGDYLNTGDPKGTNWLPAECDVSIREGWFWHKSQSPKKLSQLLDIYYNSVGRNCVMLLNVPPNSTGLISESDIHRLKEFRAAIDTIFSTNLAEKCIVKVSSQRGGKGGGFGPENVLDNDHVWTYWSPKENKNEHWIEIKVPNGEEGMKFNVVRIQEPIGLGQRIIKHEIYVDGKKVVQGTTVGYKRLHRLEKVLHCRAVRIIVKESKGLPLISSIGLHLDPYWKP, from the exons ATGGctaagttttggtatttggtatGCATGATCACATTCCTCGAGCTGTCAAAATTGGCTATTTCCCGGCCTGAACAAGTTCCAACACCACCACTACCAGTGCTACCACTTCCAACATTTTCACAACTCAAATGGCAACGAAGAGAACTCATAATGTTCCTTCATTTCGGTGTCAACACATTCACAGACTCCGAACGGGGCACCGGCAAAGAAAACCCATCAATATTCAACCCCGTCGGTCTCGATACCAAACAATGGGTCACCGTAGCTGCCGAGGCAGGGATTTCTCTAATGATCCTCACCGCAAAACACCACGATGGCTTCTGCTTATGGCCTTCTAAATACACCCACCACTCCGTTATATCGTCTCCTTGGAGAAACGGCCACGGCGACGTTGTACAAGAGTTCATCGACTCTGTCAAGACCCATGGCGGCGGCGGCATCGATGCTGGGCTCTACCTTTCGCCATGGGATCGTCATGATAAAAGATACGGCCATGATTTGCAGTACAACGAGTATTATTTAGCTCAGTTACAAGAACTGCTTACTAA ATATGGGAGTGTGAAGGAGATATGGTTTGATGGATTCAAGGGTAAAGATGCTAAGAACATGTCTTACTACTTCTCTGATTGGTTTGCAATGGTGAGAGAGTTGCAGAGTTCGATCAACATATTTTCCGATGCCGGTCCTGATGTACGGTGGGTCGGGAACGAAAAAGGATTCGCCGGAAACACGAGCTGGTCTACCATAAATAGTACCTTGCTGTCGATCGGAAACGCAAGCATTGGCGA CTATCTCAATACGGGAGATCCAAAAGGAACCAATTGGTTGCCTGCAGAATGTGATGTTTCAATCCGAGAAGGATGGTTCTGGCATAAATCGCAATCACCAAAGAAGTTAAGCCAGCTTCTAGACATCTACTACAACTCGGTCGGTAGGAACTGCGTCATGTTACTCAATGTACCGCCCAATTCAACCGGACTCATATCAGAATCTGATATTCATAGATTAAAAGAATTTCGAGCCGCGATCGATACGATATTCTCCACCAATTTGGCTGAAAAATGTATTGTTAAAGTTAGCAGCCAGAGAGGAGGAAAGGGTGGTGGGTTTGGTCCAGAGAACGTGTTGGATAATGACCATGTATGGACGTATTGGTCACCGAAGGAAAATAAAAACGAGCATTGGATCGAAATAAAGGTACCCAATGGCGAAGAAGGAATGAAATTCAATGTGGTGAGGATTCAAGAACCAATTGGACTAGGACAAAGGATCATAAAGCATGAAATATATGTGGATGGTAAGAAAGTGGTGCAAGGGACCACAGTGGGATATAAAAGGCTACATAGACTTGAAAAGGTACTTCATTGTAGGGCTGTGAGGATTATTGTAAAGGAATCAAAGGGATTGCCTTTGATATCTTCAATTGGTTTGCATTTAGATCCTTATTGGAAACCCTAG